The Salvelinus namaycush isolate Seneca chromosome 1, SaNama_1.0, whole genome shotgun sequence genome has a window encoding:
- the LOC120053091 gene encoding reticulocalbin-1-like, with the protein MDVYSYVCVLLLCSCVALGKPTLRKERVHHDPLELIKQANEDNQSFQFDHEAFLGKEDATTFDQLTPEESKDRLGKIVERIDGDGDGYVTITELKAWIKRVQKRYVYENVAKVWTDYDLNKDNKISWDEYKQATYGYYLSNPEEFEEATDQFSFKKMLPRDERRFQTADLNGDLAADREEFTSFLHPEEFDHMKDIVVQVSVPDLH; encoded by the exons ATGGACGTGTACAGCTACGTGTGCGTTCTGCTCCTCTGCTCTTGTGTAGCGCTCGGTAAACCAACGCTAAGAAAAGAACGCGTCCACCATGACCCGTTAGAACTAATTAAGCAAGCCAACGAAGACAATCAGAGCTTCCAATTCGATCATGAGGCCTTTCTGGGAAAGGAGGACGCTACTACTTTCGACCAGCTTACCCCGGAGGAGAGCAAAGACAGGCTTGG TAAGATAGTGGAGCGGATAGACGGTGATGGAGATGGCTATGTCACCATCACTGAACTGAAGGCCTGGATCAAGCGGGTGCAGAAGCGTTACGTCTACGAGAACGTGGCCAAGGTGTGGACAGATTACGACCTCAACAAAGACAACAAGATCTCCTGGGATGAGTACAAGCAGGCTACCTATGGCTACTACCTGT CGAACCCAGAGGAGTTTGAAGAGGCCACAGACCAGTTCAGCTTTAAGAAGATGCTGCCCAGGGACGAGAGGAGATTTCAAACAGCTGATCTGAATGGAGACCTGGCAGCTGATAGAGAAGAGTTCACCTCCTTCCTCCACCCAGAGGAGTTTGACCACATGAAGGACATCGTGGTCCAGGTTAGTGTTCCAGATCTGCACTGA